The Castanea sativa cultivar Marrone di Chiusa Pesio chromosome 11, ASM4071231v1 genome contains a region encoding:
- the LOC142616327 gene encoding uncharacterized protein LOC142616327, with translation MPRRFTCPPFTICDGKNDSVEHVNYYIQMMSLYSQNDGLMFKLVKARHLKEFVVGQGEVNIGQDLGSRNNNALSPPLGVIGVIHATSMRVSVSRRRGILSVVTPPEADSTDRPENKLKRTSVSITFGEANLEGTSQPHDDALVVTSRIGGLLVKRVLVDQGSRGEIMYPDLYKGLWLKPEDLSKYDTPMGGFDGKVVMPKGLVKLSVVTEGKEVKVKFIVVNAFSLYTMILGWL, from the exons ATGCCGAGGCGGTTCACTTGCCCACCGTTTACCATTTGTGATGGAAAAAATGATTCAGTTGAGCATGTAAATTACTATATTCAAATGATGTCACTCTATTCCCAGAATGATGGTTTGATGTTCAAG CTTGTAAAAGCGAGGCATCTAAAGGAATTTGTGGTTGGCCAAGGAGAGGTCAATATAGGCCAAGACTTGGGAAGTCGAAATAACAACGCACTTTCCCCGCCCTTAGGGGTTATTGGGGTTATTCACGCAACTTCCATGAGAGTCAGTGTGAGTCGTCGAAGGGGCATATTAAGTGTGGTGACCCCGCCTGAAGCAGACTCTACGGACCGACCAGAGAATAAGCTTAAGAGAACCTCGGTCTCAATCACGTTTGGTGAAGCAAACTTGGAAGGAACATctcaaccacatgatgatgccttggtggtgACCTCACGGATCGGTGGATTATTAGTTAAGAGAGTATTAGTTGATCAAGGAAGTAGGGGTgagatcatgtaccctgacctatatAAGGGGCTATGGTTGAAGCCCGAGGATTTGAGTAAATATGATACTCCGATGGGAGGGTTTGATGGGAAAGTGGTAATGCCTAAGGGGCTGGTAAAACTCTCAGTGGTAACCGAGGGAAAGGAGGTTAAGGTAAAATTCATAGTGGTTAATGCCTTTTCACTGTACACTATGATTTTGGGATGGCTCTAG